DNA sequence from the Chrysiogenia bacterium genome:
CTTCGCCCAAGGCCGACTTCGTCTCCAACGAAAAGATCCCGAGCTACTACCGCGAGCTCGAAGCCGATCACCTCAGCAAGCTCTCGCCGGCCGAGCAGAAGACCGAGCGCGCGCGCCGCGTGGTGCAGGCCACGCAGGGCATTCCGGTGCTCTTCTCCGGCGGCGGCGGCAAGACCGACGCCGATGTGATCGAGAACGCACGCGCCTGCGCCCAGGGCGGCTGCTTCGGCTTCATCATCGGCCGCAATTCCTGGAAGCGCCCGATGGACGAGGCCCTCAAGCTCGTCGATCAGGTGCGCAATGTGCTGGACGAAGCCCAGTAAGGCGCGTAAGCATACGAGAACGTAATTTCCGGGGGCGGCCACTGCGGCCGCCCCTTTGAACTTAAGCGACAAGGCCCATGCTGTTTTCAAAGAATCTTCTGATCCGCACGCTCCGCTGCAAGAACCGCAACACGCCGGGCGTGCTGGGCAAGCTCACCACGCTGATCGGCGAGACCGAGTGCTACGTGGGCGAGATCCGCACCCTCGAACAGGGCAGTCGCTACACCATGCGCGACATCGACGTGCTCTTCCGGCAGGAAGAGGAACTCGATCACCTGGTCAAGCGCATCCGCGAGGAGCTGCCCGATCTCGTTACGCTTCTCGAAGTGCGCGACGAAGTGCTCTCGCTCCATCAGGACGGCAAGATCAAGACGGTTCCGCGTTTTCCGGTGATGAACCTGGGCGACCTGCGCAAGGTCTACACCCCGGGCGTGGCCAACGTCTCGCGCCTGATTGCCGAGGACGTGAGCCTGGCGGAGCGCTACACGTGGGCGACGCGCACGGTGGCCATCTGCACCAACGGCTCGCGCGTGCTGGGCCTTGGCGCCATCGGCCCGCTCGCCTCGCTCCCGGTGATGGAGGGCAAGGCCGCACTGCTCAGCCAGTTCACGGGCCTCAACGCCGTGCCCATCCTGCTGGAGACGCGCGATCCGAAGGAATTCGTCGACACCATCCTGCACATCGAAAAAAGCTTCGGCGCCATCCACCTCGAAGACATCGAGACGCCCCAGTGTTTCGAGATCGAGGACCGGCTGATCGAAGCGCTCGACAAACCCGTCATGCACGATGACCAGCACGGCACCGCCGTGGTCGCGCTGGCGGCGATGATCTCCGCCTGCCAGAAGACCGGCAAGGACCCCGGTGCCATCCGCATCGGCCAGGTGGGCCTTGGCGGCGCGGGCTTTGCTATCGCGCGCCTGCTCATGGGCTTTGTCGAGCACGCAGTCATTGCTTCGGATCTCAACACCGACGCGCAGGATCGCTTCGCAAAGGTCGGCGGTGAGATCAGCAATCTGGATGAGAT
Encoded proteins:
- a CDS encoding NAD-dependent malic enzyme; amino-acid sequence: MFSKNLLIRTLRCKNRNTPGVLGKLTTLIGETECYVGEIRTLEQGSRYTMRDIDVLFRQEEELDHLVKRIREELPDLVTLLEVRDEVLSLHQDGKIKTVPRFPVMNLGDLRKVYTPGVANVSRLIAEDVSLAERYTWATRTVAICTNGSRVLGLGAIGPLASLPVMEGKAALLSQFTGLNAVPILLETRDPKEFVDTILHIEKSFGAIHLEDIETPQCFEIEDRLIEALDKPVMHDDQHGTAVVALAAMISACQKTGKDPGAIRIGQVGLGGAGFAIARLLMGFVEHAVIASDLNTDAQDRFAKVGGEISNLDEIMETCDLVISTTGVPGLIKPEMIHDGQIILALSNPNPEISPEEALKAGAALATDGRFVNNLLGYPGIWRGAIDAGVRRLTMEMYTAAAHAIAELAPADEILPSPLDKRVHAAVARAVAFTAAQMGLARHPVDEDYLARELEAPAALE